The following nucleotide sequence is from Rhizobium binae.
CGCTTCCAGCCCGGCCAGATAGGCCTCGAGAAACCGTCTTCCGCTTTTGGCCCTGCCGCTTGTCAGAACCGCCAGCAGCGCCGGCACCAGCACCGCGGAAGCATGCGCCCGCGCCGGATGGAAATTGTCGTCGAAATCGAGTGCATGGGCCGCGGTTGCGTTGATGAGTGCGGCGAGCGAGGGCGAGGCGGAGCCGCCGGTGACGAGCCGCGCTTCGCCGCTTCCGGCGATTTCCCCGTTGAAGGCGCGGGCGAGCGCGGCAACGCTTTCATCGCCCCTGCCTGCAATCATGCAGCCGATGGTGTCCACCACGGCATCTCTTGCCCGGTCCATGGCGAGCCTCGAAAACGTCGTTCGGGACAGGATCTGTTCCGCGATCTTCCGGAGAATGGTGGCCATTGACGAAAGTCTTTCCGTGCGTTTGGTTCTCCGCGGAAAATGTTCAACTTTCCTCAGCTCCGCAATCTTATGCGGTTTGCGGGTAGGGCTATCGGTATTGGAGATAGAATGGCGCGAGACACGAGTGCGGCGATCAGCCTGAAGCATATCGAGGCCTATGACGCCATCGCCGCGACGGGCTCGACGATCGCCGCTTCGGTCGAGCTGGGGATCTCGCAATCGAACGCCAGCCGCCTGTCGCAGCAACTCGAAGACTATCTCGGCGTCCGGTTGTTCGAACGGGAAAAGAACCGGCTTCAACCGACCCGCGAGGGGCTGCAGCTCGGCCCGGAAATCCGGGCCATTTCCGATCGGCTGCGCGCCTTGAAAACCGCGGCCATGGAGCTCGAGAGCGGCCGGTCGCGCGAGATCATGCTGCGGCTCGCCTTTCCCGCCAGCCTTTCTTCGACGCGCATTCCGAAGCTGGTGAAGAATTTTCTCGCAACGAATGGCCCGATGCGCGTCGAAGTCGCATCCGGCAGTTATCTTGCAATAGAGCGGATGGTGGCCGACGGCGAGGCCGATCTCGGTTTCGCGCGTCTGCCGCTGATGAGCCCGGGATTGAAACAGGAGAAGATCCTGTCATCGCGGATCGTTTGCGTGCTGCACAACGATCACCCCAAGGCCGGCAGCAGCCTGCTGTCGGTCGGCGAACTGAAGGGGCAGGATCTGATCATGCTGAATAGGGAGCGGCCGGTTCGCCATGAGCTGGAGGCATTGTTCTACAAGGCCGGCATCCGTCAGCGCCCCCTGCTCGAAGCACATTCGGTGGCGAGCGCCTGTGCGCTGGCCGCACAGGGGCTCGGCATTGCGCTGGTCGGCGAGATCATCGCCCGCGAATATGCGGCGCTGCCGCTGCAGTTCATTCCGCTCGAACCGGAACTGCCGGTTGCCTACGCGCTGATCAGCGGAGAGAAATTTCCGATGCCGAAGGCCGCCAGCCTCTTCCTTCAAAGCATTTCGGACTGGGCATGACGACGGTGCTCAAGCCGTTCCGGGGGATCGCAAGCGCATGAATATCAAGCAACTGGAAGTCCTGCGTACACTTCTGGCGACAGGGTCGACAATTGCCACGGCAAAAACAATGGGGCTCAGCCAGTCCGGCGTCAGCCGCCTGCTTCAGCAGCTCGAGACAGATCTTTTGATGTCGCTTTTCGTACGCGACAAAGGCCGTCTCGTCCCGACCCCCGAGGCCTTGCTCCTTGCCCGCGATGCCGAGAACATACTGCTGGCAGTCGATCGGATGTCGGGCCACGCGGAGGATCTGAGAAGCGGTGCCGCCGGCCCGGAGATTGTTCGCGTTGGCCTTCCGAGCAGCATGTGGGAGCATTTCGCGCCGGCAATGCTGGTCGACTACATCAGGGATTTCCCCGGTGTGCGGATTGAAACCTTTTTCGAGACGACGACCGCGATCAACAAGCTCGTCGAGCAGAGAGTGATCGATTTCGGCTTTTTGCGCATGGAGGGCGAGAGTGGTCCGGGCATCGAGGTCGAGCGGGTCGCGACCGGCGAAAGCGTCTGCGTCGTTCCAAAGGATCATCCTCTTGCGAAGCTGGAGGAAATCACGGTCAGGAATTTGCGCGACGTGCCTCTCATACTGATAGGCCGCCAACGGCCGAACCGCATGGCACTCGACCAGACCTTCCGGCGGGCCGGCGTCAAACAGATCGTCAAGATCGAAACGCATACCAACAGTTCGGCCTGTTCCTATGTCGCGCATGGTCTCGGGGTCACGATCATCAGCAGCTTCTATGCGAATCTCTATCGCCACCTGCCGGTGGTTCACCGTCCTTTCGTGCCACGCGCCACCCAGGAGTTCGGATTGGCGAGGGCGGTTGCCACACCGCTCTCGATTGCCGCCCACGCTCTGAGTGACGCCTTGAAGCGACAGATCCAGATGTCACAAAAAGACATTTGAATTCAAATTTTTAGCCTGAATTTTGACTCGAACGCAACCGCCTGGGTTGCGACCGCATTCCGCATAGACTTATGACGAAATCGCATAATATTGCGGATATTTCTTCATTCGATCATAGTCTATGGCAACGAAACCGATGGCGCCGGGCACTCTCCGTCGCCCATCGCGGGGAACAAAAATGCTGAAATTCATTCTGAACCGCCTGCTGATGGCATTGCCGACGATCGTCCTCGTTTCGGTGACCGTCTTCACGCTGATCCGCTTCATACCCGGCGATCCGGCCGCACTGATGCTGGGTGATATGGCTGAGCCGGCGCAGATCGCGGCGATGCGCACGGAACTCGGCCTCGACAAATCGCTGCCGCAACAGTTCCTGATCTGGACCGCCAATGTCGTGCAGGGTGACTTCGGCCGCTCGATCGTCAATGACGAGGCGGTGCTGCCGCTCGTCGCATCGCGTTTTCTGCTCAGCGCCGAAATTGTCCTCGTCGCCGTCCTTCTGGCGAGCCTCATCGCCGTGCCGGCCGGTGTCATCGCCGCCTGGCGGCAAAACAGCCTGACGGATCTGGCGCTGGTCGGCACGGCCACGATCCTGCTGTCGGTCCCGACATTCTGGCTCGGGCTGCTTTTGCTGCTTTTTTTCGGCTTGAAACTCGGCTGGTTACCGGTGCTCGGCTATGTCTCGATCGGCAGCAACGTTGCCGGCGGCCTGGTCTACCTCGTGCTGCCGATCATGACCCTGGTCATTCATGAGATGGGTGTGTTGATCCGCATGGCGCGCGCCTCGACGCTGGAAGTGCTGCGTCTCGACTATATCACCCATGCCCGGGCCAAGGGGCTTTCCGAAAGCGCCGTCCTCTGGCGGCACGCCTTCAAGAACGCCTTCGGCCCGACCTGGACCGTCATCGGCCTGATCCTCGGCAATCTGCTCGGTGGCATTGCCGTCATCGAGACGGTCTTCACCATTCCGGGGCTCGGGCGACTGATGGTCGACAGTATTTTTGCCCGCGATTACCCCGTGATCCAAGGATGTCTGCTGCTCGTCTCGCTTTCCTATGTGCTGGTCAATTTGGTCGTCGACCTGCTCTATCCCTTGTTCGATCCGCGGGTGGTCGCCGAATGAAAAACGTCACGTTCAACGGCTTCATCGGCAGCATTCTGATTGCCGCATTGCTCATCTCCGCTGCGATCGGCCTGTTCTGGACCCCTTATGATCCGATGAAGCTCGGCTTCACGGCACGGCTGGCGGCGCCAAGCAGCGCCCACTGGCTCGGAACCGACGAATTCGGCCGCGACGTGCTCAGTCGCCTGATCGTCGGCGCCCGGGCAAGCGTCTGGATCGGCACCTTGACGGTCGCATTCGCGACCGTCTGCGGCACGCTGATCGGCCTCGTCAGCGGTTACGCCCGCGGTTGGATCGATGCAGTCATCATGGCCGTCAACAATGCGCTTCTCGCTTTTCCCGGCATCCTGCTGGCGCTTGGATTGCTCGCCGTCTTCGGCGCCAACCAATATGGCATCATCTTCGCACTGGGCATTGCCTATTCTCCCTCGATGGCCCGCGTTGTCCGGGGCGCCGTGCTGTCGCTGCGCGAGCGGGAATTCATCGAGGCTTCCAAGGTGATGGGCAATGGCGAGCTCTACACCATGTTCCGCCATATCCTCCCCAATTGCGTCGCCCCGATCACCGTGCTGGCGACCTCGATGTTCGGCTGGGCGATCCTTTCGGAAAGCGCGCTCAGCTTTCTCGGTCTCGGCGTTCCGCCACCGGCGCCGACCTGGGGCAACATGCTGGCCGCCGGCCGGCCGTTCATCGAGCAGGCGGTCTGGCTGGGTCTCTTCCCGGGCCTGGCGATCGCCCTGACGCTCCTCGGCATCAATCTTCTGGGCGACGCTCTTCGGGACAAGCTCGATCCGCGGATGAGGGGACTGAAATGACCAATGAAACGCTTTTGAATGTCCGCAACCTGTCGCTTCAGGTCACCGGGACCGGTGTACAGGTCGTCAAGAAGGTCAGCTTCGACATCGCCCCAGGCGAGATCTTCGGCATCGTCGGGGAGAGCGGATCGGGCAAGACGCTGGCAACACGCGCCCTGATCTCGCTGCTGCCGGCGCCGATCAAAGTGATCGGCGGCTCCGTTGCCTATAAGGGGCGCGACGTGCTTTCGATGAGCGCTGCGCAATTGCGTCAAATGCGCGGTGCGGAGATCGGTGTCGTCTTCCAGGAGCCGATGACCTCGCTCAATCCCTCGATGACCGTCGGCCGCCAACTCGAAGAAGGGTTGCAGCTGCATACGAGACTTTCGCAGGAAGAGCGGCGCAGCCGGATCCTCGACATGCTGAACCGGGTCGGGATCCGCGATCCCGCCGGAGCGCTCACGTCCTATCCGCATGAATTCTCGGGCGGCATGCGCCAGCGCATCATGCTGGCGTCGGTCATGCTACTGAAACCGGCGCTGTTGATCGCCGACGAGCCGACGACCGCGCTCGATGCCGTGATCCAGCGCGATGTCATGGAACTGATGGTGGAATTGACGCAGGCGGAAGGCACCGCCGTGCTGCTGATCAGTCACGATCTGCCGATGGTTGCCCGCTACACCAACCGCATCGTCGTCATGGAAAAGGGCGGGATCGTCGAACAAGGACGCACTGCCGATCTGCTCGACGCGCCGCAGCGCGCCTATACGAAGAAACTGCTTTCCTCCCTGCCGTTTCGCGGAGAGACGCGGATGATCGACAAGACTAAGGCGCCGATGGTCTCGGCGCGGGATATCGTCGTCGATTATCCCGGCCGGCGGTCGCTGATGAAGAAGGCAGTGCCAAAGCGGGCGCTGCATGGCGTCAGCATCGATATCCACGAAGGCGAAGTCGTCGCGCTTGTCGGCGGTTCGGGTTCCGGCAAGACCACGCTCGGCCGCACCATTGCCGGGCTGGTCCGGGAGAGCGAAGGCGATATCCGCTTCAAGGGACGCAGCCGCGACGACGACTGGATGGACTATCGGCTGAATTGCCAGATGGTGTTTCAGGATCCTTATTCCTCCCTCGATCCGCGCATGACCATCATCGCGCTTGTGGAAGAGGCGCTGCGGCTCGTTCCTGATCTCGACGCCGCGGCAAAGCGCAAGCGCGCCATGGAGACGCTGGAGGAAGTCGGGCTTGGGGCCGACTATGCCGAGCGCTACTCACATGAGCTTTCGGGCGGTCAGCGCCAGCGCGTGGCGATTGCCCGCGCGATTGCGCGCCGGCCGAAATTCCTGATCGCCGACGAACCGGTATCGGCGCTCGACGTGACGGTGAGGGCGCAGGTGCTCGAACTCCTGTCCGATCTGCAAAAACGCTACGGCTTTTCCTGCCTGTTCATCAGCCACGATCTCGGCGTGGTCGAACAGGTGGCCGATCGCGTCGTCGTCATGCAGGACGGCCGGATCATCGAGGAGGGCGATCGCGATACCGTTTTCGACAGTCCGAAGGAGGCCTATACGCAACGGCTTCTCTCGGCCATCCCCGCTCTGGACCACAATGCTCAGGGTGGCGTGATCCTCAAATGGCGCCTGGAGAACTGATATGACGACGATGATTGAATCCGGGAAGCTTGCGGAGCGATTGAACGCGATCTGCGATGCCCAGCCGTTCGTAACGCGCTTCATGGTGCGTGCACTCGGCAGCGGTGAAACGATCGGCAGGGGCGCCGACGAGGAAACGCCCTCGGCCAGCACCCGGAAGACCTCGATCATGATGGCGGCCTTGAAGGCGGCGCATGAAGGCCGCCTGGATCTGGACGAACGGATCACCTACGAAAAGCGTTTCGCCGAGGAAGTGGCGAGCGGGATGTTCCGCTATCTCAGCCCCGGTATCGTCATATCGCTGCGCGATGCCATCACCGGCATGATGGTGCTGAGCGACAATGTCTGCACCAAGATGGTCTTCGAAAGGCTGACGCTCGAAGAGGTCGACAATTATTGCAAGTCGATCGGCATGACGGGCACCAACCATCGCTTCCTCATCCCTCCCTTGGCGCTGTCGCCCGATCATTCATTGAAGGCAGTCACCACGACGACGGCGCGCGATCAGGTCTATCTGCTGCAGACCATCCTGGACGCGCAGGATTCGCGGGAGGCCGCCGACCGGCTCGGCTGCTCGCAGGCGTTGTGCGCCTATGCCCTTCAAACCCTGAAGAACCAGATCCTGCGTTATGCCATTCCCTCCCGGCTGCCATTCGGCGTGCTCGTTGCCCACAAGGGCGGCACGGGAAAGCGCGGTCGCATGAATGCCGGTATCGTCTATTGCGACGGCTCCCCCTTCTACATCATCGCCGCCTATACCGACCACGTGCCGCAGGAAATGCCGGACGGCACCCCCGGCTATACGGTCGCGCTTGAAACCATCGGCAGGCTTTCACGCGCCTGCTGGGATGAACTCCAATCCTGACAATCCAAAAAGAGGGTAGAACAATGCATAAGCTTCTTCTTGCCGGCACCATGCTGATGGCGATGACCGGCGTGGTCGATGCCCGCGACATCGTCGTGGCGCAAAGTTCCGATCTGCGCAGCGCCAATCCGGGCGTCAATCGCGACGGCAATACCGATGGCGTCATCCTGCATATTGTCGAAGGGCTCGTCGGCTATGCCAACAATGGCGAGGTCAAGCCGCTGCTGGCAAAGAGCTTCAACGTCTCGGCCGATGGGCTGACCTACAGCTTCAAACTGCGTGACAACGTCAAATTCCACAACGGCAAGAAATTGACCGCCGATGAGGTCGTGTGGAACTGGAACCGCTATCTCAAGCCCGAAACGAAATGGACCTGCCTTCCCGATTTCGACGGCAGCGGCAACGTCCATGTCACCGGGGTTAAGGCAGTCGATCCTTCCACAGTCACCATCACGCTGGAAAAGCCATCGGCGGTTTTCCTTGGCCTGATGTCGCGCCCCGAATGTGGTTACACCGGGATGATCTCGCCGGAATCGGTCGGCGCCGACGGAAGCTTCATCAAGCCGATCGGCACCGGTCCCTTCAAATGGGATGAATGGAAGAAGGGCGAGTATATCCATCTCGCCAAGTTCGACGATTACGTCTCGCCCCAGAATGACGGCAAACCCGACGGCATGGTCGGCTCCAAGCGCCCTCTCGTCGACGGCATCAAATTCATGGTCATTCCCGATGCTTCGACCGTAAAGGCCGGCCTTCAGTCCGGCGTGCTTGATACCGCGGAGATTTCGCCGGATCTCATTCCCGAATTCAAGACGAGCGACACGATGCAGCTGATCGTGGCGCGCAACAACGGCAAAAACCTCTTCTACATCCAGACGCGCGACAAGCTTCTGGGCAATCCCGGCGTGCGCCGGGCCATGGCGATGGCCCTCGATCTCGACCAGCTCGTCGAGGCCGCGTCCAATGGTACCGGTACAGCCAACGGTTCGATGGTTTCGCAGGATTCGCTCTATTTCGACGATGTCCAGAAGCAGCATCTGCCCTACGATCTCGACGCAGCAAAGAAGGAGCTCGCGGCAGCCGGCTACAAGGGCGAGCCGATCACCATCATCGCCAACAAGCGCAGCAACGTGCCAAGCTTCCCCGCCGCGGTGATGGCGCAGGCGATGATGCAGCAGGCAGGTCTCAATGTGCAGATCGAGGTGCTCGACTATGCGACGCAGGTCGATCGCCGTCGCTCCGGCAACTATCAGGTCATCTCGCAATCGGTCGCGCCGCGGCTCGATCCGGCGCTGATGTACGGCTTCTATGTCGGCAACAAGGACAAGAACGCGTCCTTGATGTGGGATGACCCGAAAGCAGTCGAGCTGATGAAGGCCGCTTATTCGGAGCCCGACCAGACGAAGCGTCAGGCGATCTTCGACGAGTTTCACACGCTGATGCTCAAGGAAATGCCGGGCATCTTCCTCTATGACATGGTCGATGTCTGGGGCGCGACCAAGAAGCTGAAGGGCCAGCCCGTCTGGCAATCGAATGCCCGTCTTTGGGAAGTTTCGCTCGACAATTGAGCCTGAACTGCCGCGCCCGGTGGGTCGGGCGCCGTGATCCCACGGCGACAGTCAACAGGAGATCCGGCAGGCAACCCTGCCGGGTCCCGTGCAACACGTCCCTGTGGCGGCAGGACAGACAGCGAGGAAATGCCATGAATCTTGACGCGTTCAATTCCATTGTCGCGACGATCGAAAAGATGAAACCGGATTATATCGCCCTCAGCGACCACATCTGGGAATTTGCGGAGCTGAAATTCGAGGAGCGGCGTTCCTCGCAATTGCTGGCAAGGACGCTCGAGGAGAACGGCTTTGCCGTGCGTCGCGGCGTCGCAGGCATGGAAACCGCCTTCATCGGCGAATTAGGCAGCGGCAAGCCGGTGATTGCTTTCCTCGGCGAATTCGATGCCCTCGCAGGAATGAGCCAGGCCGCCAACTTGGCCGAGCCTCGTCCTGCAACGGTGGGAGCGACCGGCCATGGCTGCGGGCACAATCTGCTTGGCGTCGGGTCGCTGATGGCGGCGGTTGCGCTTGCCCGCCACCTCAAGGAGTACAATCTGCCCGGGACGGTGCGTTATTACGGCTGCCCGGGAGAGGAGGGCGGTTCCGGCAAGACCTTCATGGTTCGCGCCGGCGCATTCGATGATGTCGATGCCGCCCTGACCTGGCATCCGGCTCCGTTCAACGGGGTTCGCTCGACGAACAATCTTGCCGTTCTCGAATATTACTATCGCTTCAGGGGTGTCGCGGCACATGCCGCCAACAGCGCCCATCTCGGCCGTTCGGCGCTCGATGCGGTCGAACTCATGAATGTCGGCGTCAATTTCTTGCGGGAACACATGCCGCAGGATTGTCGTGTTCACTACGCGATCACCGACACCGGCGGCAGGGCCGCCAATGTCGTGCAGGCGAGCGCCGAAGTTCTCTATCTGATCCGGGCGCCCGACATGCCGCAGGCGCTTGCGCTTGCCGGACGCGTCGAGAAAGTTGCACGCGGTGCGGCCATGATGACCGAAACTGAGGTCGAGATCGTGTTCGACACCGCCTCGACCAACCTTCTTCCCAACATCACGCTGGAAACGGCGATGCACGAGAACATGGTCGCGCTCGGGCCGATCGCCTTCGACGAGGCCGATATCGAATTCGCCAGGAAAATCCAGGCCACCTTCACACTGGAAGCGATCACGAGCAGTATCCGCCTCTATCAAATCAAGGGCGACGTGTTCTCCAATGCCAGGGTCGATGGCTCGACGCCGTTGCACACCGGTCTGCGCGATTTCGAGGGGCAATCGCATTTCCGGGCCGGATCGACCGATGTCGGCGACGTCAGCTGGGTGACACCGACCGCGCAATGCTGGGCGCCGGCCTGGGCGATTGGCACCAGTCCCCATACCTGGCAGGTCGTCGCGCAGGGAAAAAGCCCGGCCGCGCACAAGGCCATGGCGCATGCGGCCAAGACGCTTGCGACGACGGGCCTCGCCTTGATTTCGTCATCCGACCTCCTGGCGGCCGTGACGGCCGATTGGCAGGAAAAGACCAGCGGCAAAGCCTATCTGTGCCCGATCCCCGACGATGTAATGCCTGCATCGGTTCATAACCGGTAACCCTTTCCCGTTCGTCGGATGGTACCCCGGCGAACTGCATCCAACCCGCTCGCAGCACCCCATGAAAAAGCACTAAGGGTATGGAAGTCGAAAGCGCGGAACTGAGGCATTCACCGCTTTCGAACCTCCAACACGTCGGAAAAGGCAACGAATGAGCAGGCCCTTCATGAGCGGCGTCCCGTTCATGGCGGCGGCCTCGTCCATCACAGCGATCGCGGTGTCCAATACGTCTCGATCAAGTGTTCGGAGCGACTGGCGAGGCGTGCATCGAGCCTTCTGTCGGAAGCGTCGGCGACGGCTACGACAACGCGCTCGCCGAAACGATGAACGGTCTCTACAAGAACGCCGCTCACATGGCGTTCCGTCAGCGGTTAGGACTTGCCTCCGCAAATCTTTATCCACTGCCTTAGAATGCGATTTGCACCTTAAGCGCACTATCACGCTGGTTGGCAAGTTTGAACGCTGCCGTCGCCTCTTCAAATGGCAAGACGGCCGTGATCAGCGGGCGTACATCAATCATGCCACTGCCGAGTAAATTGACGGCATCGACAAATTCGTGGTGGAAGCGGAAGGATCCCAGCAGCCGGACTTCGCGCGTGATGACCGCGTTAATCGGGAGCGCAAATTCTCCGCCAAGGCCAAGTTGCACGACCGTTCCTTGAGGGACCATCGCCGGCAGCGCCTGCTGCAAAGCCACAGCGCTTCCGGATGCTTCGAAACACAGGTCGAAGTGACCCTTGCCGGCAGCGTAGGCTGCGAGTGCATCCGGTTCGTCACGCACATTTATGATGCGGGTCGCCCCACAGCTCTTCGCAATGTCGAGAGGGAAGGTGCTGAGATCGGTCACGACGATATCGCGAGCCCCGCCGAGACGGGCGAGTATCGTCACCAGAGCGCCGATCGGGCCTGCGCCCGTCACCAGAATACGCTTGCCGAGCAGAGGGCCAGCAATCCTGGCGGCATGCAGGCAGACCGCGAGGGGTTCGGCCATGGCGGCTTCTTCCAGGGAGGTGTCGCCTTCAAGTCGGATTGCCTGTACTGCCGGTATGGTCACACTCTGCCTGAACCCGCCCTGATCGTGTGGAAAGCGCATTGCGCTGCCCATAAAATGCATATTCACACAGTGGTTTTGCCTGCCTGCCTGACACTGCTGGCAATCACCACATGCCCGGCTGGGATTGACAGCGACGCGCGTTCCGACGGCCATTCCTTTGACCTCTTCACCGATCTCCGCGATCACGCCGGCAATTTCGTGGCCGAGTACCATCGGCTCGCGCAGGCGAATTGCCGCCGTGCCGCCGTGGTTATAGTAATGGAGGTCCGAGCCGCAAATGCCGCCCGCTTTGATGGCGACGCGCACTTCCCCGCGCTCGGGTTTTTGCAGAGCATATTCCTCAACACGGAGATCTTTTGGGGCGTGGAGAACGACGGCGCGCACGGCTTTGCCTTTCAGTGGTTGGCTACTAGAGAACGGACATCATGCCGCCATCGACATAGATGATCTGGCCATTGACGTAATCCGCAGCCGGGGAGGCGAGATAGACGGCGGTACCGGCCAGTTCCTCGGGCTTTCCCCATCGCCGGGCGGGGGTGCGGGCTTTCACCCAGCCATCGAATTGCGGATTGTTGACGAGGGCTTCGTTCATATCGGTAAGCATGTAGCCCGGACCGATGGCGTTGGCTTGGATGCCGAGTTCGCCCCATTCTGCTGCCATTGCCTTGGTCAGCATTTTAATTCCGCCCTTTGCTACCGTATAGGGGGCGACGGTGGCGCGGGCCAATTCGCTAGTCAGGGATCCGATGTTGATGATCTTGCCAAAGCCCCGCTCCGCCATGCGCCGCGCCGCCTCCCGGCCAATCATGAAGGCGCTGGTGAGGTTGGTGTCGATGACGCGTCGCCAATCCTTGGTTTCCAGTTCCAGCATTGGCTTGCGGAACTGTATGCCGGCATTGTTGACGAGAATATCGATGGCGATGCCGCGTGCGTCGAGCGCCTGAAACGCATTGATGATTGCCGCTTCGTCTGTCACGTCGAAGGCAAGCCCCTCCGCCGATATTCCCTGGGCTCGCAGAGCCGCCACAGTTTCATCGAGACGATGGGGATCGACGCCATTCAGCACCAATTTTGAGCCGGCGGCGGCCAGGCCTTGCGCGATGGAGAGGCCGAGACCGCGGGAGGACCCCGTTATGAGGGCCGTCCGGCCTGATAGATCGAAAAGATTGAGGGACATCTCACACCTCCGAATAGCGGGTCGAAAGGTCGGGGCGCTCGAACACGCTCGGTAGCAGTTCCGTGCCGAGACCCGGTCCTTCCATCGGCAGGACGTGGCCATCCACGATCCTCGGCAATTCGGTCACCAGTTCCTTGTACCAGCCGGTATAGAAGGCGCGCACCGATTCCTGGATCATCGTGTTGGGCTGGGAGAAGGAAGAATGAACGGCCGCAACATAGGCCACCGGCCCGGTGCAATCATGCGGCGCGTAGGGGCGGTGATATGTATCGGCAAGGGCTGCAATTTTGCGCCCCTCGGTCAGGCCGCCGGTCCAGACGAGATCGGTCATCACAATGCCGATGGCGCCCGATTCGAGCATATCCTTATAGGGGAAACGCGATCCCAGCGTCTCGGAGGCGCAGA
It contains:
- a CDS encoding M20 family metallopeptidase, encoding MNLDAFNSIVATIEKMKPDYIALSDHIWEFAELKFEERRSSQLLARTLEENGFAVRRGVAGMETAFIGELGSGKPVIAFLGEFDALAGMSQAANLAEPRPATVGATGHGCGHNLLGVGSLMAAVALARHLKEYNLPGTVRYYGCPGEEGGSGKTFMVRAGAFDDVDAALTWHPAPFNGVRSTNNLAVLEYYYRFRGVAAHAANSAHLGRSALDAVELMNVGVNFLREHMPQDCRVHYAITDTGGRAANVVQASAEVLYLIRAPDMPQALALAGRVEKVARGAAMMTETEVEIVFDTASTNLLPNITLETAMHENMVALGPIAFDEADIEFARKIQATFTLEAITSSIRLYQIKGDVFSNARVDGSTPLHTGLRDFEGQSHFRAGSTDVGDVSWVTPTAQCWAPAWAIGTSPHTWQVVAQGKSPAAHKAMAHAAKTLATTGLALISSSDLLAAVTADWQEKTSGKAYLCPIPDDVMPASVHNR
- a CDS encoding serine hydrolase is translated as MTTMIESGKLAERLNAICDAQPFVTRFMVRALGSGETIGRGADEETPSASTRKTSIMMAALKAAHEGRLDLDERITYEKRFAEEVASGMFRYLSPGIVISLRDAITGMMVLSDNVCTKMVFERLTLEEVDNYCKSIGMTGTNHRFLIPPLALSPDHSLKAVTTTTARDQVYLLQTILDAQDSREAADRLGCSQALCAYALQTLKNQILRYAIPSRLPFGVLVAHKGGTGKRGRMNAGIVYCDGSPFYIIAAYTDHVPQEMPDGTPGYTVALETIGRLSRACWDELQS
- a CDS encoding LysR family transcriptional regulator; translated protein: MNIKQLEVLRTLLATGSTIATAKTMGLSQSGVSRLLQQLETDLLMSLFVRDKGRLVPTPEALLLARDAENILLAVDRMSGHAEDLRSGAAGPEIVRVGLPSSMWEHFAPAMLVDYIRDFPGVRIETFFETTTAINKLVEQRVIDFGFLRMEGESGPGIEVERVATGESVCVVPKDHPLAKLEEITVRNLRDVPLILIGRQRPNRMALDQTFRRAGVKQIVKIETHTNSSACSYVAHGLGVTIISSFYANLYRHLPVVHRPFVPRATQEFGLARAVATPLSIAAHALSDALKRQIQMSQKDI
- a CDS encoding ABC transporter permease; the protein is MLKFILNRLLMALPTIVLVSVTVFTLIRFIPGDPAALMLGDMAEPAQIAAMRTELGLDKSLPQQFLIWTANVVQGDFGRSIVNDEAVLPLVASRFLLSAEIVLVAVLLASLIAVPAGVIAAWRQNSLTDLALVGTATILLSVPTFWLGLLLLLFFGLKLGWLPVLGYVSIGSNVAGGLVYLVLPIMTLVIHEMGVLIRMARASTLEVLRLDYITHARAKGLSESAVLWRHAFKNAFGPTWTVIGLILGNLLGGIAVIETVFTIPGLGRLMVDSIFARDYPVIQGCLLLVSLSYVLVNLVVDLLYPLFDPRVVAE
- a CDS encoding ABC transporter ATP-binding protein yields the protein MTNETLLNVRNLSLQVTGTGVQVVKKVSFDIAPGEIFGIVGESGSGKTLATRALISLLPAPIKVIGGSVAYKGRDVLSMSAAQLRQMRGAEIGVVFQEPMTSLNPSMTVGRQLEEGLQLHTRLSQEERRSRILDMLNRVGIRDPAGALTSYPHEFSGGMRQRIMLASVMLLKPALLIADEPTTALDAVIQRDVMELMVELTQAEGTAVLLISHDLPMVARYTNRIVVMEKGGIVEQGRTADLLDAPQRAYTKKLLSSLPFRGETRMIDKTKAPMVSARDIVVDYPGRRSLMKKAVPKRALHGVSIDIHEGEVVALVGGSGSGKTTLGRTIAGLVRESEGDIRFKGRSRDDDWMDYRLNCQMVFQDPYSSLDPRMTIIALVEEALRLVPDLDAAAKRKRAMETLEEVGLGADYAERYSHELSGGQRQRVAIARAIARRPKFLIADEPVSALDVTVRAQVLELLSDLQKRYGFSCLFISHDLGVVEQVADRVVVMQDGRIIEEGDRDTVFDSPKEAYTQRLLSAIPALDHNAQGGVILKWRLEN
- a CDS encoding LysR family transcriptional regulator, which gives rise to MFNFPQLRNLMRFAGRAIGIGDRMARDTSAAISLKHIEAYDAIAATGSTIAASVELGISQSNASRLSQQLEDYLGVRLFEREKNRLQPTREGLQLGPEIRAISDRLRALKTAAMELESGRSREIMLRLAFPASLSSTRIPKLVKNFLATNGPMRVEVASGSYLAIERMVADGEADLGFARLPLMSPGLKQEKILSSRIVCVLHNDHPKAGSSLLSVGELKGQDLIMLNRERPVRHELEALFYKAGIRQRPLLEAHSVASACALAAQGLGIALVGEIIAREYAALPLQFIPLEPELPVAYALISGEKFPMPKAASLFLQSISDWA
- a CDS encoding ABC transporter substrate-binding protein produces the protein MHKLLLAGTMLMAMTGVVDARDIVVAQSSDLRSANPGVNRDGNTDGVILHIVEGLVGYANNGEVKPLLAKSFNVSADGLTYSFKLRDNVKFHNGKKLTADEVVWNWNRYLKPETKWTCLPDFDGSGNVHVTGVKAVDPSTVTITLEKPSAVFLGLMSRPECGYTGMISPESVGADGSFIKPIGTGPFKWDEWKKGEYIHLAKFDDYVSPQNDGKPDGMVGSKRPLVDGIKFMVIPDASTVKAGLQSGVLDTAEISPDLIPEFKTSDTMQLIVARNNGKNLFYIQTRDKLLGNPGVRRAMAMALDLDQLVEAASNGTGTANGSMVSQDSLYFDDVQKQHLPYDLDAAKKELAAAGYKGEPITIIANKRSNVPSFPAAVMAQAMMQQAGLNVQIEVLDYATQVDRRRSGNYQVISQSVAPRLDPALMYGFYVGNKDKNASLMWDDPKAVELMKAAYSEPDQTKRQAIFDEFHTLMLKEMPGIFLYDMVDVWGATKKLKGQPVWQSNARLWEVSLDN
- a CDS encoding ABC transporter permease, whose product is MKNVTFNGFIGSILIAALLISAAIGLFWTPYDPMKLGFTARLAAPSSAHWLGTDEFGRDVLSRLIVGARASVWIGTLTVAFATVCGTLIGLVSGYARGWIDAVIMAVNNALLAFPGILLALGLLAVFGANQYGIIFALGIAYSPSMARVVRGAVLSLREREFIEASKVMGNGELYTMFRHILPNCVAPITVLATSMFGWAILSESALSFLGLGVPPPAPTWGNMLAAGRPFIEQAVWLGLFPGLAIALTLLGINLLGDALRDKLDPRMRGLK